A part of Lacibacter sp. H407 genomic DNA contains:
- a CDS encoding NADH-quinone oxidoreductase subunit A: MGAASLILLILAAIAFSAGAILIAKVVTKATKNKQKSEPYECGIPTVGPSWIQFNVGYYLFALIFLIFDVELIFLYPWAVAAKQTGWLALIEIVIFFFILFMGFLYAHKKGALKWK; encoded by the coding sequence ATGGGTGCTGCCTCACTCATCCTGTTAATACTTGCTGCCATTGCCTTTTCGGCCGGCGCTATTCTTATCGCAAAAGTGGTGACCAAGGCCACAAAGAACAAGCAAAAATCTGAGCCTTACGAATGCGGTATACCAACCGTTGGCCCCAGCTGGATCCAATTTAATGTAGGTTATTATTTATTCGCTCTCATCTTTTTAATTTTTGATGTGGAGCTCATCTTTTTATATCCATGGGCCGTTGCAGCGAAACAAACTGGCTGGCTGGCGCTCATTGAAATTGTGATCTTCTTCTTCATTTTATTTATGGGCTTTTTATATGCACATAAAAAAGGCGCATTAAAATGGAAATAA
- a CDS encoding NADH-quinone oxidoreductase subunit B, whose protein sequence is MTEQQHTATDFPGQIHETPGGGIVLSKLDDVINWARSNSLWPLTFATSCCGIEMMSTAGAKYDFSRFGFEVARATPRQADVIIIAGTIVNKMAPVLKRLYDQMADPKYVIAMGACAISGGPFFYNTYSVVKGADHVIPVDVYVAGCPPRPEALLHALISLQEKIKSGLTREQIKEGKESI, encoded by the coding sequence ATGACAGAACAACAACATACCGCAACAGATTTTCCCGGACAGATCCACGAAACACCGGGCGGTGGTATTGTCCTCAGCAAATTGGATGATGTGATCAACTGGGCACGTTCCAATTCATTATGGCCGCTTACGTTCGCCACAAGTTGTTGTGGTATTGAAATGATGAGTACTGCAGGTGCCAAATATGATTTCTCCCGTTTTGGTTTTGAAGTAGCACGTGCCACACCACGTCAGGCCGATGTAATTATTATAGCTGGTACCATCGTAAATAAAATGGCACCGGTGCTGAAACGTTTGTACGATCAAATGGCCGATCCAAAATATGTGATTGCAATGGGTGCCTGCGCTATCAGCGGAGGCCCTTTCTTTTATAATACATACTCGGTTGTAAAAGGTGCAGACCATGTTATACCGGTTGATGTGTATGTGGCCGGTTGTCCGCCACGCCCGGAAGCATTATTACATGCGTTGATCTCATTGCAGGAAAAGATCAAAAGTGGTTTAACAAGAGAACAAATAAAGGAAGGAAAAGAAAGTATATGA
- a CDS encoding NADH-quinone oxidoreductase subunit C: MTNEELKTSIGIRLPSAVMEDGSDFLTINIEATDWVSFAQHLRNDASLQFNFLFCLTCVDWKTHLTMVYHLRSTIHRHELVVKAKVDRINPEIETVSHIWRTAEFHEREVYEMFGVKFLNHPDLRLLILPDGWEGKKPMLKDFEDPINMIRL; this comes from the coding sequence ATGACGAACGAAGAATTAAAGACAAGCATCGGAATACGGCTACCTTCCGCAGTAATGGAAGATGGCAGCGATTTCCTAACTATCAACATCGAAGCAACTGATTGGGTATCCTTTGCTCAACATTTACGCAATGATGCTTCACTGCAATTCAATTTTCTTTTTTGTTTGACCTGTGTTGATTGGAAAACGCATTTAACAATGGTGTATCATCTGCGTTCAACCATTCATCGTCACGAACTGGTGGTAAAAGCAAAAGTCGACAGAATAAATCCTGAAATCGAAACCGTAAGCCATATTTGGCGCACGGCAGAATTTCACGAACGTGAAGTATATGAAATGTTTGGTGTGAAATTTCTGAACCATCCCGATCTGCGTTTGCTGATATTACCCGATGGATGGGAAGGAAAGAAACCAATGCTGAAAGATTTTGAAGATCCGATTAACATGATCAGACTCTAA
- a CDS encoding NADH-quinone oxidoreductase subunit D, giving the protein MFEEVGTTTEGDLIINVGPQHPATHGVLHLVITLNGETIKNVEPHLGYIHRSIEKMCESLTYRQFIYVTSRMDYLSAHINNHACAMCVEKGMQIEVPARAQVIRVLMDELTRIASHELWWGAMAMDLGAFTPFFHAFRERESINDIMEETCGARLTMNYMVPGGVMHDLHPNFQKRVKDFIQLYKSKIHEYDEMVTGNIIFQNRMKAVGYISPEDAISYGCTGPVARGSGVSCDTRKHYPYEIYDKLEFDEVLETGGDSFARYMVRLREMQQSIRIIEQLIDNIPEGDFQAKTKAVLKLPKGEFYTKAETARGELGVYIVSEGGTTPYRIKFRSPGFSNLSALNHLVKGGKIGDLIAAMGTLDLVIPDIDR; this is encoded by the coding sequence ATGTTTGAAGAAGTAGGTACAACAACAGAAGGCGATTTAATCATTAACGTAGGACCACAGCACCCTGCCACACATGGCGTATTGCATTTGGTAATTACGCTAAACGGCGAGACCATTAAGAATGTAGAACCGCATCTCGGTTATATTCATCGCTCAATTGAAAAGATGTGCGAAAGCCTTACCTACCGCCAGTTTATTTATGTAACCAGTCGCATGGATTATCTTTCTGCACACATCAACAATCATGCATGTGCCATGTGTGTAGAGAAAGGAATGCAAATAGAAGTTCCGGCAAGAGCACAAGTGATCCGTGTGTTGATGGATGAGCTTACACGTATTGCTTCACATGAATTATGGTGGGGAGCAATGGCGATGGATCTTGGTGCCTTCACTCCTTTCTTTCATGCATTTCGTGAAAGGGAAAGCATCAATGATATTATGGAAGAAACATGTGGTGCACGACTTACCATGAACTACATGGTACCCGGTGGTGTAATGCATGATCTTCATCCCAACTTTCAAAAACGGGTGAAGGATTTCATACAACTATACAAAAGTAAAATTCACGAATACGATGAAATGGTAACCGGCAATATCATTTTCCAGAACAGAATGAAAGCTGTTGGTTATATTTCTCCCGAAGATGCCATCTCCTACGGTTGTACGGGACCGGTAGCAAGAGGAAGCGGAGTAAGTTGTGATACACGTAAGCACTATCCGTATGAAATTTATGATAAGCTTGAATTTGATGAAGTGCTGGAGACAGGTGGCGATTCGTTCGCTCGGTATATGGTAAGGCTTCGTGAAATGCAACAATCGATCCGCATTATTGAACAATTAATTGATAATATTCCGGAAGGTGATTTTCAGGCAAAAACAAAAGCTGTGTTGAAATTACCCAAAGGTGAATTCTATACAAAAGCAGAAACAGCACGTGGCGAGTTGGGTGTGTACATTGTGAGCGAAGGTGGAACAACTCCTTACCGTATTAAATTCCGTTCACCAGGATTCTCCAATTTATCGGCATTGAATCATTTGGTGAAAGGTGGAAAGATCGGCGATTTGATTGCCGCAATGGGGACATTGGATCTGGTGATACCGGATATTGATAGATAA
- a CDS encoding ExbD/TolR family protein, whose amino-acid sequence MKRKKVILLIAVLLLFVIATPVVFFYITTRMSSPKTVVVNADKTKGELISPDSTVTVLISGVNEFIYYKNNTEAKKGSLEDVRTFLVKEEVAKNSFTVLIVPLETTAYKNTVDILDEMQINKIMKYAIVDVKKEDIDLANKLK is encoded by the coding sequence ATGAAACGTAAAAAAGTGATTTTACTTATAGCGGTGCTACTGCTATTTGTGATTGCAACACCTGTTGTGTTCTTTTATATAACAACAAGGATGTCAAGCCCGAAAACGGTAGTAGTAAATGCTGACAAAACAAAGGGAGAACTGATAAGTCCGGATTCGACTGTAACGGTTTTGATTAGTGGCGTAAATGAATTTATTTATTATAAAAACAATACTGAAGCAAAAAAGGGATCACTTGAGGACGTTAGAACTTTTCTGGTAAAAGAAGAAGTAGCAAAGAATTCTTTTACCGTTCTTATTGTTCCGTTAGAAACAACAGCTTACAAAAACACAGTAGATATTTTAGATGAAATGCAGATTAACAAGATCATGAAATACGCAATCGTAGATGTTAAGAAGGAAGACATCGACTTAGCTAATAAGCTGAAGTAA
- the nuoH gene encoding NADH-quinone oxidoreductase subunit NuoH has translation MWSLSNIATSIDQWLNETLNPTLALIIEMLIAGVAVIGLFAMLGLILVIMERKVSAWIQIRLGPNRVGPKGMFQSLADTLKLLVKEGMTPGGADKLLFNVAPFVAMIVAMLLMAPIAFAKDFQLWDLNIGVLYITAVSSISVISILMAGWASNNKYSLLGAMRSGAQIVSYELSAGLAILAIVVLTGSLRISDIINAQADGWWIFKGHIPAIISFIIFIIAVTAETNRAPFDMAEAESELTAGFHTEYSGMKFALFFLAEYVNVFIVCAIGATLFLGGWMPFHIGNWDAFNHVMDYIPSSIWFFGKTFFLIFLIMWFRWTFPRLRIDQLLNLEWKYLLPISMFNLLLVTLIAILGWHF, from the coding sequence ATGTGGAGCTTAAGTAACATAGCAACAAGCATTGATCAATGGCTCAATGAAACCTTAAATCCAACATTAGCACTCATTATTGAAATGCTGATAGCAGGTGTGGCAGTGATTGGCTTATTTGCAATGCTCGGATTAATATTGGTGATCATGGAACGCAAAGTATCTGCATGGATACAAATCCGTTTAGGACCAAATCGTGTGGGTCCGAAGGGAATGTTTCAATCATTAGCAGATACCTTAAAGTTATTGGTGAAAGAAGGAATGACACCCGGTGGCGCTGATAAATTATTATTTAATGTAGCACCGTTTGTGGCCATGATTGTTGCCATGTTGTTGATGGCGCCCATCGCCTTTGCCAAAGATTTTCAACTATGGGATCTCAACATTGGTGTATTGTATATTACTGCAGTATCATCTATCTCAGTAATCAGCATTTTAATGGCAGGCTGGGCCAGCAACAATAAATACTCGTTGCTTGGTGCAATGCGCAGCGGTGCTCAGATTGTGAGTTATGAATTATCTGCCGGTCTTGCTATCCTTGCCATTGTTGTATTAACAGGAAGTTTGCGTATAAGCGATATTATCAATGCACAGGCTGATGGCTGGTGGATATTTAAAGGACATATCCCTGCTATTATTTCCTTTATCATTTTCATTATCGCTGTAACAGCAGAAACGAACCGTGCTCCATTTGATATGGCAGAAGCAGAAAGTGAATTAACAGCAGGTTTTCATACAGAATATTCAGGGATGAAATTCGCACTCTTTTTCCTGGCTGAATATGTGAATGTGTTTATTGTTTGTGCGATCGGTGCAACATTATTTTTAGGTGGATGGATGCCGTTTCACATTGGTAACTGGGATGCATTCAATCATGTGATGGATTATATTCCATCGAGTATATGGTTCTTTGGAAAAACATTCTTTTTAATATTTCTGATCATGTGGTTCCGCTGGACGTTCCCACGGTTACGTATTGATCAGTTATTGAATCTTGAGTGGAAATATTTATTACCGATCAGCATGTTTAATTTATTGCTGGTAACGTTGATCGCCATATTGGGTTGGCATTTTTAA
- a CDS encoding 4Fe-4S binding protein, protein MKSLATGMKRTGYYFTHHKEIITEQYPDNRDTLVLPERFKGEVVMIHDENNEHACTGCTACELACPNATIKIITKFDVDAETGKKKKAIDTFVYHLELCTMCNLCVEACPTGAIKMAQTFEHSVFDRSKLTKTLNQPGSKIREGVE, encoded by the coding sequence ATGAAATCACTAGCAACAGGTATGAAACGTACCGGCTATTATTTCACACACCACAAAGAGATCATTACTGAACAATATCCTGATAACAGGGATACGTTGGTATTGCCCGAACGCTTCAAAGGCGAAGTGGTAATGATACATGATGAGAACAATGAACATGCGTGTACCGGTTGTACTGCTTGTGAATTGGCTTGCCCGAATGCAACCATCAAGATCATTACCAAGTTTGATGTGGATGCAGAAACAGGCAAGAAGAAAAAAGCAATCGACACATTTGTTTATCATCTTGAATTATGCACCATGTGCAATTTATGTGTGGAGGCTTGCCCTACAGGTGCAATTAAGATGGCGCAAACATTTGAACACAGTGTGTTCGACAGAAGTAAACTGACAAAGACATTGAACCAACCCGGATCGAAGATCAGGGAGGGTGTTGAATAA
- a CDS encoding NADH-quinone oxidoreductase subunit J family protein gives MTASQIIFYLISAFILSMGVLSVTTRKIFRSAIWLLFSLVGIAGLYFWMDVQFIAAVQIVVYVGGIVVLIIFSIFLTQQSGKEMPKAPLVRTIAGALAVLFGFAFTYLLIDQYGFVTIDQPFDNDVARIGKAMLNTEQGGYSLPFEVVSMLLLAAMVGCIVIALKTKPEEK, from the coding sequence ATGACTGCATCACAAATTATATTTTATCTCATCTCAGCTTTTATTCTGAGCATGGGTGTTTTATCAGTAACTACGAGAAAAATTTTCCGTTCGGCTATCTGGCTTTTGTTTTCATTAGTTGGCATAGCCGGTCTTTATTTCTGGATGGATGTGCAGTTTATTGCTGCGGTGCAAATTGTTGTGTACGTAGGCGGCATTGTTGTACTCATTATCTTTTCAATTTTTCTAACGCAGCAATCAGGCAAGGAAATGCCCAAAGCGCCACTGGTAAGAACCATTGCAGGAGCCTTGGCCGTATTGTTTGGCTTTGCGTTTACCTATTTATTAATTGATCAATATGGCTTTGTCACCATTGATCAGCCGTTTGATAATGATGTTGCACGCATTGGTAAAGCAATGTTGAATACAGAGCAAGGTGGTTATTCTTTGCCATTTGAAGTAGTGAGTATGTTATTACTGGCAGCCATGGTTGGTTGTATTGTTATTGCATTAAAAACAAAACCTGAAGAAAAATGA
- the nuoK gene encoding NADH-quinone oxidoreductase subunit NuoK produces MSDIPVSNILFVSTALFFIGMYGLFTRRNMITMLMAIELMLNSVNINFVAFNKYLYPDKLDGIFFTIFIITIAAAEAAVAIAIIINLYRSHNSIDVEDATEMKY; encoded by the coding sequence ATGAGCGACATTCCTGTTTCAAATATTCTATTCGTCAGCACGGCCCTGTTCTTCATTGGCATGTATGGTTTGTTTACAAGAAGAAACATGATCACCATGCTCATGGCCATTGAATTAATGCTGAACAGTGTCAACATCAACTTTGTTGCATTCAATAAATATTTGTATCCCGATAAATTAGACGGCATCTTCTTTACCATCTTCATTATTACGATTGCAGCTGCAGAAGCAGCTGTAGCGATTGCCATCATCATCAATCTCTACCGCAGTCATAATTCCATTGATGTGGAAGACGCCACTGAAATGAAATACTAA
- the nuoL gene encoding NADH-quinone oxidoreductase subunit L — protein MNYSSYIALIPLLPLAAFVLLGMFGRKYMNQSAGIIGTGLLLISTVLSIYTAYQYFFVDGKVGDTYQTITAFKFTWLSFSENVSIDMGIILDPISVMMLVVVTFVSLMVHIFSLGYMKGEERFATYYAFLGLFTFSMLGLVVSSNLFQIYMFWELVGASSYLLIGYYFQKPSAVAASKKAFIVTRFADLGFLIGILVLAFYGESLDFNTIIQNLTAQQSSQFVTITSASFIGVSALTWGLTLVFMGGAGKSAMFPLHIWLPDAMEGPTPVSALIHAATMVVAGVYLVARLFPLFAVNEEALSIVTIVGLVSALFAAVIACTQTDIKRVLAYSTMSQIGYMMFALGVSGTGGENGLGYTASMFHLFTHAFFKSLLFLGAGAVIHLVHSNNMKDMGGLRKYMPISHISFLIACLAIAGVPPFAGFFSKEEILLAAYNSSMIVYVIALLTSGLTAFYMFRLYFSIFWNKQTDVHNNHGEGTFSMKLPLILLAVCTLAAGFIPFGEFVSADGKALESHFHLSFSIAPVALGLAGILIAMLMYKNENNKPQQVATALGGLYKAAYKKFYIDELYLFITKKVIFNFIGRPAAWIDRNIVDGLMNGIATGTGKISSLIKNLQSGKIQNYTLYFFGGLAAFLIIFIYFWKP, from the coding sequence ATGAATTACTCTTCATACATCGCATTGATTCCTTTACTACCGCTTGCAGCATTTGTACTGCTGGGTATGTTTGGCAGGAAATACATGAATCAGTCAGCAGGCATTATAGGAACAGGTTTGCTGTTGATCTCAACTGTGCTTTCCATCTACACTGCTTATCAGTATTTTTTTGTTGATGGAAAGGTGGGTGACACTTATCAAACCATCACTGCATTTAAATTCACCTGGTTATCGTTTTCTGAAAATGTTTCCATCGACATGGGTATCATTCTCGACCCAATTTCGGTGATGATGTTGGTGGTGGTAACATTTGTTTCGCTAATGGTGCACATCTTCAGCCTTGGATATATGAAAGGCGAAGAACGCTTTGCAACTTACTATGCATTCCTCGGCCTGTTTACCTTTTCAATGTTGGGATTGGTGGTGTCATCTAATCTCTTCCAGATATACATGTTCTGGGAATTGGTAGGCGCATCATCTTATTTACTCATTGGTTATTATTTTCAGAAACCATCAGCAGTGGCTGCATCAAAAAAAGCATTCATTGTCACACGCTTTGCTGATCTTGGTTTTCTCATCGGCATTTTAGTATTGGCATTCTATGGCGAAAGTTTAGACTTCAACACCATTATACAAAATTTAACGGCGCAGCAATCATCACAGTTTGTTACCATCACATCTGCATCATTCATTGGCGTATCGGCCTTAACATGGGGATTAACCCTCGTGTTCATGGGTGGAGCCGGCAAAAGTGCCATGTTCCCACTGCATATCTGGTTACCCGATGCAATGGAAGGCCCTACACCTGTTTCTGCATTGATCCATGCTGCAACAATGGTGGTGGCCGGTGTTTATTTAGTTGCAAGATTATTCCCTTTGTTCGCTGTGAATGAAGAAGCATTATCCATTGTTACAATTGTTGGTTTAGTGTCTGCCTTATTTGCTGCAGTGATCGCCTGTACCCAAACAGATATTAAACGTGTACTCGCCTACTCTACCATGAGCCAGATCGGTTACATGATGTTTGCATTAGGTGTAAGTGGCACAGGTGGTGAAAACGGTTTGGGCTACACTGCTTCTATGTTTCATTTGTTTACACATGCATTTTTCAAATCATTATTGTTCCTCGGAGCAGGTGCTGTTATTCATTTAGTACACAGCAACAATATGAAAGATATGGGCGGCCTGCGCAAATACATGCCCATTTCACATATCAGCTTTTTAATTGCTTGTCTTGCGATTGCAGGTGTTCCTCCATTTGCAGGCTTCTTCAGTAAAGAAGAAATTTTGTTGGCTGCTTACAATTCAAGCATGATCGTGTACGTGATCGCATTGCTCACATCGGGGCTAACTGCTTTCTATATGTTCCGTTTGTATTTTTCTATTTTCTGGAATAAACAAACAGACGTCCACAACAACCATGGTGAAGGAACATTCTCCATGAAACTTCCGTTGATCCTTTTAGCAGTATGTACACTTGCTGCAGGCTTTATTCCATTTGGCGAATTTGTTTCTGCAGATGGCAAAGCACTCGAATCGCATTTTCATTTAAGTTTCTCTATTGCACCTGTGGCACTTGGTCTTGCAGGTATTTTAATTGCAATGCTGATGTACAAAAATGAAAACAACAAACCGCAACAGGTTGCAACAGCACTCGGCGGATTGTACAAAGCAGCATATAAGAAATTTTATATTGATGAATTGTACCTGTTCATTACAAAGAAAGTCATCTTCAATTTTATTGGCCGGCCCGCTGCATGGATCGATCGCAACATAGTTGATGGGTTGATGAATGGTATTGCAACAGGTACAGGAAAAATTTCAAGTCTCATCAAAAATCTGCAATCCGGCAAAATACAGAACTACACGTTGTATTTCTTTGGTGGACTGGCTGCATTCTTAATCATATTTATTTATTTCTGGAAACCATAA
- the tnpA gene encoding IS200/IS605 family transposase, translating to MPNTYTQIYIQIVFAVKGREHFIKEPFREELQKYMTGIINNKKQKLYAIYCMPDHTHLLVSMKPDLSISDLARDIKSNSSSFLKDKKIVPESFSWQEGFGAFSYSKSQAPTVVNYILNQPEHHTRKTFQQEYVEFLEKFEIDFSPKYLFEFYD from the coding sequence ATGCCAAACACCTACACACAGATATACATACAAATTGTGTTTGCTGTAAAAGGCAGAGAGCATTTTATAAAAGAACCGTTTAGAGAAGAACTGCAAAAGTATATGACAGGTATTATAAACAATAAGAAGCAAAAATTATATGCAATCTATTGCATGCCTGATCATACGCATTTGCTTGTGAGCATGAAGCCCGATTTATCTATATCAGACTTAGCAAGAGATATTAAATCAAATTCTTCTTCTTTCCTCAAAGACAAAAAAATTGTTCCGGAGTCATTTAGCTGGCAAGAAGGGTTTGGAGCTTTCAGTTATTCAAAATCACAGGCACCTACTGTTGTAAACTATATTCTGAATCAGCCTGAACATCATACAAGAAAAACCTTTCAACAGGAATACGTGGAATTTCTGGAAAAATTTGAAATTGATTTCAGCCCAAAATATCTATTTGAATTCTATGACTGA
- a CDS encoding complex I subunit 4 family protein: MNLTLLLILPLVFSLLLLVVKGQKQVRLVALVAAVVQLGAGLFLLMQFLAERATNNAAFLFEQNHTWYKALNIGYHVGVDGISVAMILLTAFVVLAGVLVSWKQETMHKEFFFLLLFLSLGAYGFFISLDLFTMFFFLEVAVIPKFLLIGIWGSGKKEYSALKLALMLMAGSALVFVGLSGLYYNTSINGVHSFDLLEISKQNISPALQNLFFPFAFIGFGIFTALFPFHTWVPDGHSSAPTAASMFLAGISMKLGGYGCLRVATYLMPDAAEYYSTIIIILSCIAILYGAFATMMQTDLKYINAYSSVSHCGFVLLGIGMLTKTSINGAVLQMVSHGLMTALFFAVIGMIYDRTHTRQVAQLGGLLKVMPFISSVFVIAGLCSLGLPGLSGFVAEMTVFMGSWQRAGAFYHTATIVACASIVVTAVYILRAVGSSIMGPIKNNEHLQLGDAGWNEKTAAVVLLVGILVMGIVPFWLTDLINPGTEVIIQKLGSIK, from the coding sequence ATGAACCTCACGTTACTACTCATATTACCACTTGTATTTTCGCTGCTGTTATTAGTAGTGAAAGGACAAAAACAGGTACGCCTCGTTGCTTTAGTTGCTGCCGTTGTACAATTGGGCGCAGGTTTATTCCTGTTGATGCAGTTCCTTGCAGAACGGGCAACGAACAATGCTGCGTTCTTGTTTGAACAGAATCATACATGGTACAAAGCACTCAATATAGGTTATCATGTTGGCGTAGATGGTATTTCAGTAGCGATGATTCTCTTAACAGCATTTGTGGTATTAGCTGGTGTGTTGGTTTCATGGAAGCAGGAAACCATGCATAAGGAATTTTTCTTTTTGTTGCTCTTCTTAAGTTTAGGAGCATACGGATTCTTCATATCTCTCGATCTCTTTACCATGTTCTTCTTCCTGGAAGTAGCAGTGATACCAAAGTTTTTATTGATCGGTATCTGGGGAAGTGGCAAGAAAGAATACAGTGCCCTGAAACTGGCGTTGATGTTGATGGCCGGTTCTGCATTAGTGTTTGTGGGACTCTCCGGTTTATATTATAATACCAGCATCAACGGCGTTCATTCATTTGATCTCTTGGAGATTTCAAAACAGAATATTTCGCCTGCCTTGCAAAACTTATTCTTCCCGTTTGCATTTATTGGGTTTGGTATTTTCACTGCACTCTTTCCCTTTCATACATGGGTGCCCGATGGTCACTCAAGTGCACCAACAGCAGCATCGATGTTTTTGGCGGGTATCTCTATGAAACTCGGCGGTTATGGTTGCCTGCGTGTTGCAACGTATTTAATGCCTGATGCAGCCGAATATTATTCAACCATCATTATCATCTTATCCTGCATTGCAATTTTATATGGCGCCTTTGCGACAATGATGCAGACCGATCTTAAATACATCAACGCTTACTCTTCCGTGAGCCATTGTGGTTTTGTATTGCTGGGTATTGGTATGTTAACGAAAACGTCCATCAACGGTGCTGTGTTGCAAATGGTAAGTCATGGTTTAATGACGGCCCTTTTCTTCGCTGTCATCGGCATGATTTACGATCGAACACATACAAGACAGGTTGCACAACTTGGCGGCTTATTAAAAGTAATGCCGTTCATTTCTTCTGTATTTGTAATTGCAGGTTTGTGTTCACTTGGCTTACCCGGCTTAAGTGGATTTGTTGCAGAGATGACGGTGTTTATGGGTAGCTGGCAACGTGCAGGCGCATTCTATCACACGGCTACCATTGTTGCCTGTGCTTCCATTGTAGTAACAGCGGTTTATATTTTAAGAGCAGTTGGTTCATCGATCATGGGACCAATAAAAAATAATGAACATCTGCAATTAGGTGACGCCGGCTGGAATGAAAAAACAGCGGCCGTTGTTCTATTAGTTGGAATATTAGTGATGGGTATTGTGCCGTTCTGGTTAACAGATCTTATCAACCCCGGGACAGAAGTAATTATACAAAAGTTAGGATCGATAAAGTAA